Part of the Mycolicibacterium mageritense genome is shown below.
CGAATCCGGGCCGGCAGCAGTGCCCAGACGGCGCGGCCGGCTTGGAATCCGAGCGAGATCGACAGCATCGACACCAGCATCAGGATGATCGCGTTGGTGCTGTCGCCGTCGCCGCCGACGATCTCGGTGATGCCCACCAGACCGATCGAGCTCGGCACCATGAGCCAGAAGCCCGGCGCGAGCAGAACCCGTGACGACGGCGTCATGCGTAGCTCCCCCAGCGCCAACGTGCACAGCATGAGCGCCAAGCCGCCACCGAAACCGCTCGTGTACGCACCGAAAAGCTGCGCGGTCCCGAACTGGGCGGCGTAGCTGACGTAGAGGATGAGCAGCAGCCACGGCAGGAACCGGCGGGGCGGCCCGTGGTAGAGCATGATGCCCACGCCGTACACAGCGACTCCGACCCACGGCGCCCAGGCGCCGAACGTATTTCGCGGCACGTCGGTCAGTTCCCATTGGGTGATGCCGAGGGCCTGGATGGCCAGCACGATTCCCAGGGCGAGCTGAGCCAGGCGGGTGAACCCCTGAGTCAGACGAGCTGCGGCCGAGACGACTTCGCCGGTGGATGCCTCAAGTATCGCCAACGTGATTCCCACGCCCGGCAGAAACAAGGTCAACGGCGGGATGAGCACGCGCAGGCTGTCCTGGCCCATGTGCAGCCACCGCCCGATCGTGAACGCCGCGAACGTGACGATGAACGCGCAGAAGAACGGCAGGAGCCGGAGAAACGCGGCGTTGAAGCGGGCGACGATGTCGAGCGCCCCGACGAGCAGCCCGAAGCCCGTTGCCGCGACCAGCCCGGCGGGCGTCGGCTGCAAGATCAATCCGTATGCCGCACTCTGGACCGCGTACCCGATCATGTTGACCCACCAGGGAAGTGGGCGAGGTAGAGCCAGTATCCGGGTGAGTTCGGCAGTCCCGTCCGCCGGACTGATGGTGTTTCGATAGGTTCTGCGCACCAGCCCGCCGAGCTGGAACGCCTGGTCGTAGCGCAGCGCGGTGCCGACGTGCTCGATGCGGCTGTTGCAGGATTCGCCGACCTGGATGTAGTTCGGCAGGATCAGTAGGCGCGGTTCGAGGTGGTATCGGTCGCTGGCCCCGGCGAGAACCTTCCGCACGTAGTCGACCGAGTAGTCGGCCGCAAGCATCGCGGCGCCAAGACGCGCCAGGTAGTCGACGGCGGCCCAGGCTTCGTCGTCGACGTGCTCAACGGTCTCGGACACGATCGAAACTGTAGATCGTTTCCGGGTCGAGGATGCCGACATTGCGCACAGAACTTCCGGCCGGCAGCAACCCGCGATCCACCGAGCGCAGATGTGGCGGTCATCGCCGTTTGAGCTCACTGACCAGCTGGTACACCCGATCGCCGACACGTACGCAGCGATTCAATTGTCGCGAATAGCAATTTGTCGCAACGAAGACTTCGCGATGATGGGCGTCCACCGGAACACGGAATGGTGTCACGGGGTTTGAATTGTGGTGACATGGCCAATCCTGTGAGCGGTGGTGGCGCCGCGTGGGTTGCCGAGGAGCGCCGCCGCAAGGCGTATCCGGAAGGGCAACCCGGGCGTTGAGACCACAGCGTCGTTCCGGGTGTCGCCGCGGGGATGGGGATGGACCAGCAGCGGGAACTCACCATCGAAAGGTTCGAGGAGGTTCAAGCACATGAGCGTTCAACCCCACGGCCAATCCCGTCACGGCACCGACCACGCACACGACCATCACGCCGGCGGCAGTGTCAACGCCATGGCAGTCAGCGCAACGCTGCATTGCCTGACCGGCTGCGCCATCGGCGAAATCGTCGGGCTGATCATCGGCACCAGCCTCGGCCTGAGCAACGTGGCGACGATCCCCCTGGCGATCGCGTTGGCATTCGTGTTCGGCTACACCCTGTCGACGTTGCCCCTCCTGAGGGCAGGCCTGGCGATGGGCACCGCACTGAGCGTCGTGTTGGCCGCCGACACGCTGTCGATCCTGACGATGGAAATCGTCGACAACATCGTCATGGCTGTGCTGCCAGGGGCGATGAACGCGGGCTTGGTCAACTCCGTGTTCTGGATCGGCATGATCATCTCGCTGACCGCAGCGTTTTTTGCCGCCTATCCGGTGAACCGGTACCTGCTGCAGCGCGGCAAAGGACACGCCCTGACACACGAGTACCACCACGCTGCAAGCGAACCCAGCGGCGCGCGGCGGTTCATTCCCGCCTTCAGCACCGGGGCTCTGGTGGCAGCGATCACCGCATTCATGCTCGGCGGCTTGGTTGTGTCGGTGGCTGACGAGCTGGCTGCGCCCGCGGCCCCCGTCGAACACGTGCAGTGATCACGCCGCCACCAGAGGCAGACCCGTGGTGTGGATCGTTCGCCCTGGGGTGAAGCGAACTCTCCGACCGGTCGGGGACTCATCGTCTCGCAGCCGCGGGAAGTCCCAGACAAGCTGAGCCGTACCCGACATCTGCAGGCTCGTTGCGGCACGGAAGTCCAAGAAGAGCAGCGCGGCCGCAGGCTCCACGACGATGTTTCCCATGCTGTTGAACAGGTTGTTGCCGGGATAGTCCGGCCACCACAACTCGCCGTCTTCCACTCGCACGAATCCGCTGGGACCGCCACGGTGAGACGTGTCTGCGCCGCGGGACGGATGTGAGGTACCCAGGATGAATGTGTCGGCACGGGACACCTGCTCCAGGTGCACGGCCCCGACTCGGCAGTGAGTGCTGGCGACGGCGTGCGCCCCGTCAGGCACAACGGTGCGCTCAGCGGTCGGTTGCCGGATGTACTGCGGACAGTTGCCATATGCCTGGTCGGCGGCGACCTCGAACCCGTTGTCGTCGACGACACTCAAGGCTCCGTTGATACGCAGGCGCCTGCGCCGGTGAAAGTCGATGAACAGCAACCCGATCTGTGCGCCGCGCGACAACTCGTGCAGCGGGTCGCCCGGCAGGGGACGTCCCTTGACCCGCAACGTCGCGCGGTCGGCGCGGCAGAACCCGCGCTCGCCATAGACGGCCGAGGTCCAGAGCGTGCCGGCCGAATCACGAGACGTGATGAACGCGAGATCCCGATCGGCGACGAAACCGCTCATCGCATCGCTGAACTCACGAGCGCCGAGCATCCGGGTGAGACGCAGAGCTTCGTCGGCCAAGCCCGCCTGCCGCTGGACGAACAGTTCTCCTTCGTGGAAGACGCCGCTCGACGACACGCCCTGCCGCGCCCTAATCGAAGAAACCACAGGACGGCGCTGCACCCGCGATGGCGTCCTCCTTCGGAACACCGGCGGGCGCACACACCTCGAGGCGTACGCCGTCCGGGTCGACGAAGAAGATGCCCCCGGAGTCGAAGGCATCGCTGTGCGGCACGATCCGGCCGTCGTACAACAACTCGATGCCCAGACCGCGCACCCGGTCACGAACGCGTTCGACGTGGTCCACCGACTCGACGTGGAACGCCAGGTGGTGCAACCCGGGAACTCGCTCCGAGAAACGACCGTCACTCTGCTCCCACAGCGTGATGGCGAGCTTGTCGAGAAAGTCATCGGACGAGACATCGGGGTTGCCGAGGAATGCGAACCGCTGTCCCTCCTCCGTGGACTGGCCGAGTACTTCAAGGCCGAAAACGTCCTGATAGAAGGCACACGATCGGTCCAGGTCAGTGACGTTGAGTCCGATGTGACCGGTCCGCAATGCCATGATGACTCCACTCGTTCAAGTACGATAACTAACCGTCATTAAGGACTATTGCAGGTTAGCAATGGAACAGCAAGCATCGGATCCAGGCAGCGACGCGCACGCGCCGCCCCGATTCCTCTTCGTGGGCGGCGACGTCAGCATCGACTTCGTCAACACGCAGATGATCGAGAGCGGCCGGGAAGTCGACCGGATCTCCACTCCGCAGGAGCTGGCGGCGTGGGTCGCGGCGTCGAACCTCGGCACCGAGTTCGGTGTACCGACTGACATCGCGTCGACGATCTACACCCAGGCGATCCCCCTTCGGGGGGCGCTGAGAGCGTGCTACAACGCGCTGATCGACGAACAACCCATACCATCACCGGCATTGAAGTCGCTCAATGCGGTTCTCGCGTCCGCTCCGGGCACCGAAGTCCGCCGGCTGTCGACACAAGCGCTGCACCATGCACCTCGCGTAGATCTCGCGAAGGACGCGAGCCACCTGCCCTGGTTGCTGGCCGACGCCGGCGCGCAGCTGCTGTGTAGCGACAGAACCACATCGCTACGACGCTGCGCCAACCGCGAGCACTGCATGCTGATTTTCCTCGACACGTCACGCAGCCATACGCGGCGCTGGTGCAGCATGGACCTGTGTGGAAACCGCAGAAAAGTGGCGGCACACAACGCGCGGGCACGCCGGCGGCAAACCCGCTGAAATACGACTACAACTGCTGGTCAACCGATTTCGATCGGCCGGATCGGCAGAACATGACTACTGTCGCTGATATGCGAAATGTCATCGCAGTCGTGCTCGGCATCGTCGGCCTGTTCACCGCGCTGTCCGGCCTGCTGTTCGCCCTACAGGGCTTCGGCGTCGTCGGCGGTAGCCCGATGAGCAACACCACCACCTGGTCGATCCTCGGTCCGATCATCCTGCTGATCGGTGTCGGCATCGCCCTGGTTGGGTGGCGGGTGAATCGCTCACCGCGACCACGCGGCTGAGCAGGCAGCGGTGACCCCGAACGGCCACCGCTGCCGCTCGCGATCAGTAGATCTCGCGGTACAGCTCGATGATCTCGTCCTTGCTCGGAACGCGGGGGTTGTTGCCGGGTGACCCCGACGCCAGCGCCTGCTCGGCCATGATCTCCAACCGGGATTCCCAGTCGCCCTTGTCAATTCCATACGACTGCGGAGTGGGAACCTCAACGTCTTCACACAGCTGCTGGAGTTCGGCCACGAGCGCCGTGGCTGCCTGACCGCTTGCTACGGACTCTCCGACAACTCCCATCGCTTTCGCGCAGTCCGCATACCGGTCCACCGCGGACTCGATCGAGAACTTTGTCACGGCGGGTAACAGCATGGCATTCGAAAGGCCATGGGCAACATGGAAATGCCCGCCGATGGGCCGGCTCATCCCGTGAACGAGAGCGACGCTGGAGTTGGAGAACGCCATCCCGGCCTGGGTGGAGGCCAACATCATCGCCTCGCGGGCGCGCTGGTCGGCGCCGTCGGCATAGGCGCGGCGCAGGTGCTGCGATATGGATCGCATGGCTGCGAGCGCAAGCGCGTCGCTGAACGGGCTGGCGCGCCTGCTGACGTAAGCCTCGATGGCGTGGGTCAGCGCGTCGACCCCCGTGTCGGCGGTGAGACGGGCCGGCATCGAAACGGTCAGCTCGAAATCCACGACGATGGCGATCGGCAGGAACGACAAGCCGGGGCACAGCATCTTCTCATCGCTGTCGTCATCTGTGATCACTGTGAATTGCGTTGCTTCCGAACCACTTCCGGCGGTCGTCGGGACCGCGACAACGGGAAGCGCCGAACCGGTGTAGGTGTTCGGCGCTTTGTAGGACGCGATGCTGCCTCCGTTGGCGGACAACACCGCGAGCGCCTTTGCGGTGTCCATCGGGCTGCCACCGCCGAACCCGATGATGCCGTCGGCACGGTGGGCCTTGACGAGGTCGAGCCCACCCGACAGCGACGTGATCGTCGGGTCTGGCACGGTCTCGGAGAAGACCGCGGCCTCGGAGCCGGCCGCGTGCAGCGTCTTCACCAGCCGTTCGACCTGGCCGGTGTCGGTCAGGTACCGGTCGGTGACCAGCACGGGACGCCGGATGCCGAGCTGTGCGACAACCGTGCCGAGGTCGTCGACGGCGCCTGCGCCGATCTTGGCGAAGCGTGGCAGCGCGATGTTGGTGACCATGTCCCAGTCCTCAGTTGTTTTCGGGGAAGCCGAGGTTGATGCGGCCGTGGCTGGGGTCGAGTACCTGCGTGGTGTCGGTCATACTCCCATGCTCAATGGGCATTACTGCATCGGTCAACGGCCAATGCTGCACATTGCGGTGCAGATCTGCACGTGTAGGTTGGGCGTCATGCAAAGCGCGGACAACCTCCGTTTCTTTCTCGAAGTCGCCCGCACCGGTCGCCTCAACGAAGCCGCCCGCAATCTCGCGGTCGACCACACGACGGTCGGACGACGAATCACCGCGCTGGAGAAGGCATTCGGGGAACGGCTGTTCGACCGCTCCCCCGGCGGATGGCATCTGACCGAGGCCGGCGCGGATCTGCTGCCGCGTGCGGAGTCGGTGGAATCGGCGGTGATCGCGGCCTACGACGCCCGAGCCTCGGCGGCCGGGCCGCTCACCGGGACAGTGCGCATGGTGGCCACGGACGGCTTCGGGGCATTCGTGGTGGCGCCCCGACTTGTGGAACTGCGGCGCACTCATCCCCATCTCGACATCGAGCTGATCACCGCGACAGAGCACGGGTCGCTGTCGGCCCGTCAGTTCGACATCGCCGTGACACTCGAGGAGCCGCTGCCGCGCGCAGTGCAGGTGCAGCGGCTCGCCGGCTACGACCTGAGTCTTTATGCCACACCGGAATACCTAGCTTCGGCACCACCCATATCCGGACTGGCGGATCTGATCGACCACACGCTGATCTGGTACGTCGACGCGCTGCTCGACGTCGCGCCGCTGCGGATACTGGATTCGCTGCCCCACAAGCAGCGGGTGGCCGTGCAGACCAACAACATCACCGGCCACTGGACAGCGGCCCGCAGCGGATTGGGTGTCGCACCGCTCCCGCGGTACCTCGGCGAACCCGACCCGGCGTTGAAGGTGGTTCTGCCCGAATCATTCTCGGCGCGCCGCACCTACTGGCTGGTGATCCCACGCGAACTACAGCAGGTCGCGCGGGTACGGGCGGTCGCACAGTTTCTGCGCACGACTGTGACGACCAACCCGTACCTCACCCACCTGGGCTAGCGGTTCACAGATCGGGATGCTGCTTGTTCCACGGCGTGGCGGCCTGGAACGCGCCGACCACATCGACCAGTCGCCGCTCGTCGAATGCGCTGCCGACCATCTGCAGGCCGACCGGAAACGGGTTGCCGGCTTCGGTCGTGGTGAAGCCGCCGGGGAACGTGATGGTCGGCAGCTGCGACAACGTGAACGGCACGGTGAACCGGTGAACGCCCGCGGTGGTCTCGTCGTCCATCCGGATCATCTTCGCTACCGGAGGCGCGATGAACGACATCGCCGGGATCAGGACCGTGTCCACCTGCGCAAGGGCGGCCTCCATCTGGCCCTTGAAGATCAACCGTCGTAGCAGCAGCTCGTCATACTCGATGCCGGACATGGCAATTCCGCGATCGATGAGCTCGCTGAGCGCCGGGCCATAGCTGTCTTTGTGCTCCGGATACAGGCCGCGGTGCGCCCGCGCGGTCTGCACGGCACACACTCCGAACCAGTCGGTGATCGCCTCGGTGGGGTCGGGCAACGTGATGGGGGTGAGCTCGGCGCCGAGATCCCGCAGCACCTGCTCGGCTTCCCGATGTGCCTTCTCGACATCGATGCTGACGTCGCGGTAGCTCCATTCGGGGTCGATGCCGATCCGCACGCCGCTCAAGGATGCCGGTGTGGTGGCGGCGAACTCGGGAACGGGCCGCAGCGACGCCGTGGGATCCCGAGGGTCGGCGCCGGCGATCGCCCCCAGGATCAGCCCCGCGTCGCGGGCCGAACGGCAGATCGGGCCCACGTGGTCCAGCGTCGCGGCGAGCTCGACCACACCGGCCCGGCTGACCCGGCCCCATGTCGGTTTCAGGCCAGTGGCTCCGTTAGAGGCCGACGGCATGCGTATCGACCCGCCGGTATCGGAACCCAGTGCGCCATAACACAGTCCGGCCACGGGAGCGACGCCGCTGCCGCTCGACGACACGCCGACCCAGCGGTCCGCGTCCCAGGGATTCAGCGGAGCGCGGAACGGGGGTGTGTGCTCGGTGTATACGCCTTCGGTCGTGTGCACCTTGCCGACGATGACCGCACCCGCCGCGTCGAGCCGTTCGACGACTGTCGCGGTGCTGGTCGCGATCTGCCCCGACCGCACGGCCATCCCGGCCTCCGTGCGCCATCCACGCTTGTCGTAGATGTCCTTGATGGCCAGTGGAATTCCGTCGAGCGGGCCACGCGTCGCATCCGCTTTGCGGCGTTCGTCGGACTCGGCTGCCTGGGCCAGCGCCTCTTCCGGTGCGACGAACGCGTATGCGCCGAGCCGCTCGTCAACCGTGGCGATCCGGTCGAGGGTCGCCTCGGTCAGCTGCCGCGAAGTGACCTCTCCGCGGTCCAGCAGATCCACCAACTCGCAGATCTCGCGGTAATGCAGTGCGTCGCCAGGTGCATCGCTCATATCGTCAATCCTTCTGTACCGTAACTGTTTCGGTTTCACTCGAGCGCTTCGGCCACTTCGGTCCTGTTGTCGTCCGCTGTATCGTCAGCGTCCGCGGCCTGCGTGGTTGAACCATACTG
Proteins encoded:
- a CDS encoding threonine/serine exporter family protein, which codes for MSETVEHVDDEAWAAVDYLARLGAAMLAADYSVDYVRKVLAGASDRYHLEPRLLILPNYIQVGESCNSRIEHVGTALRYDQAFQLGGLVRRTYRNTISPADGTAELTRILALPRPLPWWVNMIGYAVQSAAYGLILQPTPAGLVAATGFGLLVGALDIVARFNAAFLRLLPFFCAFIVTFAAFTIGRWLHMGQDSLRVLIPPLTLFLPGVGITLAILEASTGEVVSAAARLTQGFTRLAQLALGIVLAIQALGITQWELTDVPRNTFGAWAPWVGVAVYGVGIMLYHGPPRRFLPWLLLILYVSYAAQFGTAQLFGAYTSGFGGGLALMLCTLALGELRMTPSSRVLLAPGFWLMVPSSIGLVGITEIVGGDGDSTNAIILMLVSMLSISLGFQAGRAVWALLPARIRLRDNGAY
- a CDS encoding DUF4396 domain-containing protein, which translates into the protein MSVQPHGQSRHGTDHAHDHHAGGSVNAMAVSATLHCLTGCAIGEIVGLIIGTSLGLSNVATIPLAIALAFVFGYTLSTLPLLRAGLAMGTALSVVLAADTLSILTMEIVDNIVMAVLPGAMNAGLVNSVFWIGMIISLTAAFFAAYPVNRYLLQRGKGHALTHEYHHAASEPSGARRFIPAFSTGALVAAITAFMLGGLVVSVADELAAPAAPVEHVQ
- a CDS encoding pyridoxamine 5'-phosphate oxidase family protein — its product is MSSSGVFHEGELFVQRQAGLADEALRLTRMLGAREFSDAMSGFVADRDLAFITSRDSAGTLWTSAVYGERGFCRADRATLRVKGRPLPGDPLHELSRGAQIGLLFIDFHRRRRLRINGALSVVDDNGFEVAADQAYGNCPQYIRQPTAERTVVPDGAHAVASTHCRVGAVHLEQVSRADTFILGTSHPSRGADTSHRGGPSGFVRVEDGELWWPDYPGNNLFNSMGNIVVEPAAALLFLDFRAATSLQMSGTAQLVWDFPRLRDDESPTGRRVRFTPGRTIHTTGLPLVAA
- a CDS encoding VOC family protein codes for the protein MALRTGHIGLNVTDLDRSCAFYQDVFGLEVLGQSTEEGQRFAFLGNPDVSSDDFLDKLAITLWEQSDGRFSERVPGLHHLAFHVESVDHVERVRDRVRGLGIELLYDGRIVPHSDAFDSGGIFFVDPDGVRLEVCAPAGVPKEDAIAGAAPSCGFFD
- a CDS encoding CGNR zinc finger domain-containing protein, giving the protein MGGDVSIDFVNTQMIESGREVDRISTPQELAAWVAASNLGTEFGVPTDIASTIYTQAIPLRGALRACYNALIDEQPIPSPALKSLNAVLASAPGTEVRRLSTQALHHAPRVDLAKDASHLPWLLADAGAQLLCSDRTTSLRRCANREHCMLIFLDTSRSHTRRWCSMDLCGNRRKVAAHNARARRRQTR
- a CDS encoding iron-containing alcohol dehydrogenase, whose translation is MVTNIALPRFAKIGAGAVDDLGTVVAQLGIRRPVLVTDRYLTDTGQVERLVKTLHAAGSEAAVFSETVPDPTITSLSGGLDLVKAHRADGIIGFGGGSPMDTAKALAVLSANGGSIASYKAPNTYTGSALPVVAVPTTAGSGSEATQFTVITDDDSDEKMLCPGLSFLPIAIVVDFELTVSMPARLTADTGVDALTHAIEAYVSRRASPFSDALALAAMRSISQHLRRAYADGADQRAREAMMLASTQAGMAFSNSSVALVHGMSRPIGGHFHVAHGLSNAMLLPAVTKFSIESAVDRYADCAKAMGVVGESVASGQAATALVAELQQLCEDVEVPTPQSYGIDKGDWESRLEIMAEQALASGSPGNNPRVPSKDEIIELYREIY
- a CDS encoding LysR family transcriptional regulator, which translates into the protein MQSADNLRFFLEVARTGRLNEAARNLAVDHTTVGRRITALEKAFGERLFDRSPGGWHLTEAGADLLPRAESVESAVIAAYDARASAAGPLTGTVRMVATDGFGAFVVAPRLVELRRTHPHLDIELITATEHGSLSARQFDIAVTLEEPLPRAVQVQRLAGYDLSLYATPEYLASAPPISGLADLIDHTLIWYVDALLDVAPLRILDSLPHKQRVAVQTNNITGHWTAARSGLGVAPLPRYLGEPDPALKVVLPESFSARRTYWLVIPRELQQVARVRAVAQFLRTTVTTNPYLTHLG
- a CDS encoding amidase translates to MSDAPGDALHYREICELVDLLDRGEVTSRQLTEATLDRIATVDERLGAYAFVAPEEALAQAAESDERRKADATRGPLDGIPLAIKDIYDKRGWRTEAGMAVRSGQIATSTATVVERLDAAGAVIVGKVHTTEGVYTEHTPPFRAPLNPWDADRWVGVSSSGSGVAPVAGLCYGALGSDTGGSIRMPSASNGATGLKPTWGRVSRAGVVELAATLDHVGPICRSARDAGLILGAIAGADPRDPTASLRPVPEFAATTPASLSGVRIGIDPEWSYRDVSIDVEKAHREAEQVLRDLGAELTPITLPDPTEAITDWFGVCAVQTARAHRGLYPEHKDSYGPALSELIDRGIAMSGIEYDELLLRRLIFKGQMEAALAQVDTVLIPAMSFIAPPVAKMIRMDDETTAGVHRFTVPFTLSQLPTITFPGGFTTTEAGNPFPVGLQMVGSAFDERRLVDVVGAFQAATPWNKQHPDL